One Trichosurus vulpecula isolate mTriVul1 chromosome 7, mTriVul1.pri, whole genome shotgun sequence genomic region harbors:
- the LOC118858011 gene encoding BOLA class I histocompatibility antigen, alpha chain BL3-7-like, which yields MEAYVLSLLLFGFLVLTETWAGSHSLKYFYTVMSQPGLAKPRIIAVTYVDYLQVLSFDSDLENQSREPRLSWIEHDYWEREAQIFREATQRYQMCLQIVPAYYNHSERGVHTYQLQSGCEVFSNGSFSRGYVQSAYDGQDYLALDTDTLHWIPGNTGALNYKRQWKEEQSVAKHWKGYMEGECVHWLQRYLQNGKQTLLRIDPPSVQVTRHTNSDGEVTLRCRAQGFYPAEISLIWLRDGEEQLQETELIETRPAGDGTFQKWAAVGIFSGSEQKYTCRVQHEGLPEPLFRKWEPQSSAVGLSAAVITALLLLLAAVIAGVVIWRKNASDGKRGSYTRTSRSDSAQTPDVSLTGKGESLVILERGCGKGGKCNEDEYGGGWG from the exons ATGGAGGCGTATGTGCTATCTCTACTTTTGTTTGGTTTCCTAGTACTTACAGAGACCTGGGCAG GCTCCCACTCCCTGAAGTACTTCTACACCGTCATGTCTCAACCCGGGCTAGCAAAACCAAGGATCATCGCCGTAACCTACGTGGACTATCTGCAGGTCTTGAGCTTTGACAGCGACCTCGAGAACCAGAGCCGGGAGCCCAGGTTGTCGTGGATAGAGCACGACTACTGGGAGCGGGAGGCTCAGATCTTCAGGGAGGCCACCCAGCGTTATCAAATGTGCCTGCAGATAGTGCCCGCATACTACAACCATAGTGAGCGAG GGGTTCACACATACCAGCTACAGTCAGGGTGTGAGGTGTTCTCCAACGGGAGCTTCAGCCGCGGCTATGTGCAATCCGCATACGATGGACAGGACTACCTGGCGCTGGACACCGACACTCTGCATTGGATCCCGGGGAACACAGGGGCCCTGAACTATAAGCGCCAGTGGAAAGAAGAACAAAGCGTTGCGAAACATTGGAAGGGCTATATGGAGGGGGAGTGCGTGCACTGGCTTCAAAGATACCTGCAGAACGGAAAGCAGACACTACTTCGGATAG ATCCGCCCTCCGTACAAGTGACCCGACACACAAATTCTGACGGGGAAGTGACCCTGCGGTGCCGGGCCCAGGGCTTTTACCCTGCGGAGATCTCCCTGATTTGGCTGAGGGATGGAGAAGAACAGCTCCAGGAGACAGAGCTCATTGAGACCAGACCTGCCGGAGATGGGACCTTCCAGAAATGGGCAGCTGTGGGGATCTTCTCTGGAAGTGAACAGAAATATACCTGCCGAGTTCAGCATGAGGGACTACCTGAGCCGCTCTTCCGGAAATGGG AGCCGCAGTCCTCTGCCGTAGGGCTCTCTGCTGCAGTCATcactgctctcctcctcctcctcgctgCAGTCATTGCGGGAGTTGTGATCTGGAGGAAAAATGCTTCAg ATGGAAAAAGAGGGAGCTATACTAGAACTTCAC GCAGTGATAGTGCCCAGACACCAGATGTCTCTCTTACAGGAAAAGGTGAGAGTCTGGTGATTCTAGAGAGGGGCTGTGGTAAAGGGGGCAAATGCAATGAAGATGAGTATGG